A genomic window from Lepisosteus oculatus isolate fLepOcu1 chromosome 27, fLepOcu1.hap2, whole genome shotgun sequence includes:
- the LOC107075428 gene encoding protein RoBo-1-like, with translation MLATLALTCALFPIAASLKCYHCLKNPCNTTQTCLSSETCLEIAFERDGFLGSWDSSSILGCADPKVCKQTFSLNAGKFRIAGDTECCNTDLCNNQTQHALNTNNTANGNICFTCEGSNCTHIMNCVGNEDRCLKTTISGAHDGESVVKGCVSRNLCVRNTLSVLKNTVREGLYCCEGKLCNNAKFTCQSATLLLGSIIILKLFF, from the exons ATGCTCGCTACCCTTGCTCTCACCTGCGCGCTGTTTCCCATAG CCGCTTCTCTGAAGTGCTACCACTGTTTGAAGAATCCGTGCAATACCACTCAAACATGCTTATCTTCAGAAACGTGTTTAGAAATCGCCTTCGAAAGGGATGGTTTTCTGG gCAGTTGGGACTCTAGTTCCATTTTGGGCTGTGCAGAcccaaaagtttgcaaacagaCCTTTTCCTTGAACGCTGGGAAATTTAGAATAGCAGGGGACACAGAATGCTGCAACACAGATCTCTGCAACAACCAGACACAGCATG CACTGAATACAAACAACACCGCAAATGGAAATATATGTTTTACTTGTGAAGGGAGCAACTGTACACATATTATGAATTGTGTAGGGAATGAAGATCGCTGTCTCAAAACAACAA tcTCAGGTGCTCATGATGGTGAGAGCGTCGTGAAAGGATGTGTAAGTAGGAACCTTTGTGTCAGAAATACTTTATCAGTTCTGAAGAACACAGTTCGGGAGGGACTGTACTGCTGTGAAGGCAAGCTGTGCAACAATGCCAAGTTTACCTGTCAGAGTGCCACCCTGCTGCTGGGGTCTATCATCATCCTGAAACTCTTCTTCTGA